A genomic segment from Oncorhynchus clarkii lewisi isolate Uvic-CL-2024 unplaced genomic scaffold, UVic_Ocla_1.0 unplaced_contig_14094_pilon_pilon, whole genome shotgun sequence encodes:
- the LOC139394429 gene encoding streptococcal hemagglutinin-like, translated as MENESDTTNGQQSGPRSDTTNSQQSGLRSDTTNSQQCGPRSDTTNSQQSGLRSDTTNSQQSGPRSDTTNSQQSGLRSDTTNSQQSGLRSDTTNGQQSGPRSDTTNSLSPAVSSVDPGQTPPTVSRVDPGQTPPTVSRVDSGQTPSTVSRVDPGQTPPTVSRVDPGQTPSTVSRVDSGQTPPTASHQRSAEWTQVRHHQQPLINSQQSGIRSDTTNGQQSGPRSDNTNGQQSGLRSDTTNGQQSGPRSDTTNSLSPTVSRVDPAEWTQVRRHQRSAEWNQVRHHQWSAEWTQVTHHQQPLTNGQQSGLRSDDTNGQQSGLRSDTTNGLQSGPRSDTTNSLSPTVSRVDTGQTPPTVSKVNPGQTPPTVSRVDPGQTPPTASHQRSAEWTQVRHHQQSLTHGQQSGLRSDTPPTVSSGPRSDTINSLSPTVSRVDSGQMTPTVSRVDSGQTPPTVCRVDPGQTPPTASHQRSAEWTQVKHHQRSVEWTQVRQHQRSAEWTQVRHHQRSAEWTQVKHHQQPLTNGQQSGPRSDTTNSQQSQTPPTVSRVDPGQTPPTASHQQLAEWNQVRHHQRSAEWTQVRHHQQPLTNGQQSGLRSDTTNGQQSGPRSNTTNSLSPTVSRVDSGQTTPTVSRVESGQTPPMVSRVDPGHTPPTASHQRSAEWTQVRRHQRSAEWTQVRHHQRSAEWTQVRHHQQPLTNGQQSGHRSDTTNGQQSEPRSDTTNGQQSGPRSNTTNSLSPTVSRVDPGQTPSTVSHPRSAEWTQVRHTTNGQQWTQVRHHQQPLTNGQQSGLRSDDTNGQQSGLRSDTTNGLQSGPRPDTTNSLSPTVSRVDAGQTPPTVSRVDPGQTTPTVSRVDSGQTPPTVSRVDPGQTPPTASHQRSAEWTQVRHHQQSAESDTSNGQQSGPRSDTTNSLSSTVSRVESGQTPPTVSRVDPGQTPPTASHQRAAEWTQVRHHQRSAEWTQVKHHQQPLTNGQQSGLRSDDTNEWTQVRHHQQPLTNGQQSGLRSDNTNGQQSGLRSDTTNGLQNGPRSDTINSLSPTVSRVDSGKTPPTVSRVDPGQTPSTASHQRSAEWTQVRHHQQPLINSQQRGLRSDTTNGQQSGPRSDTTNSLSPAVSSVDPGQTPPTAHGLTHGQQSGLRSDTPNGLQSGLSSDTTNSQQSGPRSDTTNGQQSGPRSDTTNDQQSGPRSDTTNSQQSGPRSDTTNGQQSGLRSDTTRVDPGQTPPEWTQVKHHQSGPRSNTTNSQQSGPRSDTTNGQQSGLRSDTTRVDSGQTPPEWTQVRHHQSGPRSDTTRVDPGQTPPEWTQVRHHQSGPRSDTTRVDPGKTPPEWTQVKHHQSGPRSNTTNSQQSGPRSDTINSQQSGLRSDTTRVDPGQTPSTVSRVDSGQTPSTPLLVKHSNH; from the exons ATGGAGAacga GTCAGACACCACCAACGGTCAGCAGAGTGGACCCAGGTCAGACACCACCAACAGTCAGCAGAGTGGACTCAGGTCAGACACCACCAACAGTCAGCAGTGTGGACCCAGGTCAGACACCACCAACAGTCAGCAGAGTGGACTCAGGTCAGACACCACCAACAGTCAGCAGAGTGGACCCAGGTCAGACACCACCAACAGTCAGCAGAGTGGACTCAGGTCAGACACCACCAACAGTCAGCAGAGTGGACTCAGGTCAGACACCACCAACGGTCAGCAGAGTGGACCCAGGTCAGACACCACCAACAGCCTCTCACCAGCGGTCAGCAGTGTGGACCCAGGTCAGACACCACCAACGGTCAGCAGAGTGGACCCAGGTCAGACACCACCAACAGTCAGCAGAGTGGACTCAGGTCAGACACCATCAACAGTCAGCAGAGTGGACCCAGGTCAGACACCACCAACAGTCAGCAGAGTGGACCCAGGTCAGACACCATCAACAGTCAGCAGAGTGGACTCAGGCCAGACACCACCAACAGCCTCTCACCAACGGTCAGCAGAGTGGACTCAGGTCAGACACCACCAACAGCCTCTCATCAACAGTCAGCAGAGTGGAATCAGGTCAGACACCACCAACGGTCAGCAGAGTGGACCCAGGTCAGATAACACCAATGGTCAGCAGAGTGGACTCAGGTCAGACACCACCAACGGTCAGCAGAGTGGACCCAGGTCAGACACCACCAACAGCCTCTCACCAACGGTCAGCAGAGTGGACCCAG CAGAGTGGACTCAGGTCAGACGACACCAACGGTCAGCAGAGTGGAATCAGGTCAGACACCACCAATGGTCAGCAGAGTGGACCCAGGTCACACACCACCAACAGCCTCTCACCAACGGTCAGCAGAGTGGACTCAGGTCAGACGACACCAACGGTCAGCAGAGTGGACTCAGGTCAGACACCACCAACGGTCTGCAGAGTGGACCCAGGTCAGACACCACCAACAGCCTCTCACCAACGGTCAGCAGAGTGGACACAGGTCAGACACCACCAACGGTCAGCAAAGTGAACCCAGGTCAGACACCACCAACGGTCAGCAGAGTGGACCCAGGTCAAACACCACCAACAGCCTCTCACCAACGGTCAGCAGAGTGGACCCAGGTCAGACACCATCAACAGTCTCTCACCCACGGTCAGCAGAGTGGACTCAGGTCAGACACACCACCAACGGTCAGCAGTGGACCCAGGTCAGACACCATCAACAGCCTCTCACCAACGGTCAGCAGAGTGGACTCAGGTCAGATGACACCAACGGTCAGCAGAGTGGACTCAGGTCAGACACCACCAACGGTCTGCAGAGTGGACCCAGGCCAGACACCACCAACAGCCTCTCACCAACGGTCAGCAGAGTGGACGCAGGTCAAACACCACCAACGGTCAGTAGAGTGGACCCAGGTCAGACAACACCAACGGTCAGCAGAGTGGACTCAGGTCAGACACCACCAACGGTCAGCAGAGTGGACCCAGGTCAAACACCACCAACAGCCTCTCACCAACGGTCAGCAGAGTGGACCCAGGTCAGACACCACCAACAGTCAGCAGAGTCAGACACCTCCAACGGTCAGCAGAGTGGACCCAGGTCAGACACCACCAACAGCCTCTCATCAACAGTTAGCAGAGTGGAATCAGGTCAGACACCACCAACGGTCAGCAGAGTGGACCCAGGTCAGACACCACCAACAGCCTCTCACCAACGGGCAGCAGAGTGGACTCAGGTCAGACACCACCAACGGTCAGCAGAGTGGACCCAGGTCAAACACCACCAACAGCCTCTCACCAACGGTCAGCAGAGTGGACTCAGGTCAGACGACACCAACGGTCAGCAGAGTGGAATCAGGTCAGACACCACCAATGGTCAGCAGAGTGGACCCAGGTCACACACCACCAACAGCCTCTCACCAACGGTCAGCAGAGTGGACTCAGGTCAGACGACACCAACGGTCAGCAGAGTGGACTCAGGTCAGACACCACCAACGGTCTGCAGAGTGGACCCAGGTCAGACACCACCAACAGCCTCTCACCAACGGTCAGCAGAGTGGACACAGGTCAGACACCACCAACGGTCAGCAAAGTGAACCCAGGTCAGACACCACCAACGGTCAGCAGAGTGGACCCAGGTCAAACACCACCAACAGCCTCTCACCAACGGTCAGCAGAGTGGACCCAGGTCAGACACCATCAACAGTCTCTCACCCACGGTCAGCAGAGTGGACTCAGGTCAGACACACCACCAACGGTCAGCAGTGGACCCAGGTCAGACACCATCAACAGCCTCTCACCAACGGTCAGCAGAGTGGACTCAGGTCAGATGACACCAACGGTCAGCAGAGTGGACTCAGGTCAGACACCACCAACGGTCTGCAGAGTGGACCCAGGCCAGACACCACCAACAGCCTCTCACCAACGGTCAGCAGAGTGGACGCAGGTCAAACACCACCAACGGTCAGTAGAGTGGACCCAGGTCAGACAACACCAACGGTCAGCAGAGTGGACTCAGGTCAGACACCACCAACGGTCAGCAGAGTGGACCCAGGTCAAACACCACCAACAGCCTCTCACCAACGGTCAGCAGAGTGGACCCAGGTCAGACACCACCAACAGTCAGCAGAGTCAGACACCTCCAACGGTCAGCAGAGTGGACCCAGGTCAGACACCACCAACAGCCTCTCATCAACAGTTAGCAGAGTGGAATCAGGTCAGACACCACCAACGGTCAGCAGAGTGGACCCAGGTCAGACACCACCAACAGCCTCTCACCAACGGGCAGCAGAGTGGACTCAGGTCAGACACCACCAACGGTCAGCAGAGTGGACCCAGGTCAAACACCACCAACAGCCTCTCACCAACGGTCAGCAGAGTGGACTCAGGTCAGACGACACCAACG AGTGGACCCAGGTCAGACACCACCAACAGCCTCTCACCAACGGTCAGCAGAGTGGGCTCAGGTCAGACAACACCAACGGTCAGCAGAGTGGACTCAGGTCAGACACCACCAACGGTCTGCAGAATGGACCCAGGTCAGACACCATCAACAGCCTCTCACCAACGGTCAGCAGAGTGGACTCAGGTAAGACACCACCAACGGTCAGCAGAGTGGACCCAGGTCAGACACCATCAACAGCCTCTCACCAACGGTCAGCAGAGTGGACCCAGGTCAGACACCACCAACAGCCTCTCATCAACAGTCAGCAGAGAGGACTCAGGTCAGACACCACCAACGGTCAGCAGAGTGGACCCAGGTCAGACACCACCAACAGCCTCTCACCAGCGGTCAGCAGTGTGGACCCAGGTCAAACACCACCAACAGCCCATGGTCTCACCCACGGTCAGCAGAGTGGACTCAGGTCAGACACCCCCAACGGTCTGCAGAGTGGACTCAGTTCAGACACCACCAACAGTCAGCAGAGTGGACCCAGGTCAGACACCACCAACGGTCAGCAGAGTGGACCCAGGTCAGACACCACCAACGATCAGCAGAGTGGACCCAGGTCAGACACCACCAACAGTCAGCAGAGTGGACCCAGGTCAGACACCACCAACGGTCAGCAGAGTGGACTCAGGTCAGACACCACCAGAGTGGACCCAGGTCAGACACCACCAGAGTGGACCCAGGTCAAACACCACCAGAGTGGACCCAGGTCAAACACCACCAACAGTCAGCAGAGTGGACCCAGGTCAGACACCACCAACGGTCAGCAGAGTGGACTCAGGTCAGACACCACCAGAGTGGACTCAGGTCAGACACCACCAGAGTGGACCCAGGTCAGACACCACCAGAGTGGACCCAGGTCAGACACCACCAGAGTGGACCCAGGTCAGACACCACCAGAGTGGACCCAGGTCAGACACCACCAGAGTGGACCCAGGTCAGACACCACCAGAGTGGACCCAGGTAAAACACCACCAGAGTGGACCCAGGTCAAACACCACCAGAGTGGACCCAGGTCAAACACCACCAACAGTCAGCAGAGTGGACCCAGGTCAGACACCATCAACAGTCAGCAGAGTGGACTTAGGTCAGACACCACCAGAGTGGACCCAGGTCAGACACCATCAACAGTCAGCAGAGTGGACTCAGGTCAGACACCATCAACACCATTACTAgtcaaacactctaaccactag